AAAAGAGAACACCCTGTCCCTCCTCATCCCCATCCAGGCGAGGAAGGCAGAGGAGGTCCGGATCGGACCCGGGGTGAGGAGGACCGTCCCGAGGGGAGGGCCATGAGCCAGATCACGAGGCAGAAAGGCGTGGCCTTGATCATGGTCCTCTGGGTGATGGCGATCCTCTCGGTCATCGTCTTCGAGTTCAGCTTCGGGATGAGGACCGAACTGAACATGGCAGGACAGTTCAAGGAGGAACTTCAGCTCTACGGGATGGCCGAGGGAGGCCTTCACCGGGCGATCGTCGAATTGATCTACCTCCGAGACCCCAAGATCCGGGAGAAGCGAAAGGGCTTAAAAGCCGAGGAGGTGGCGGCGGAAAAGAGGGAGTGGATCACGGATGGAAGGGCTTACACCGTCTCTTTCACAGGAGGCCGGGCGGAGGTTCGGATCATAGGGGAAGACGGGAAGATCAATATCAATACCGTTTCAGAATCGCTCCTTCGAAAGATCCTGAAGAATATGGGCCTGGAGGGGGATGCGCGCGACGTGGTGGTCGATTCCATCCTCGACTGGAGGGATCCGGACGATTTCTACAGGCTCAATGGAGCGGAGAACGATTACTACCGAGGGCTTGCCGAGCCTTATGATTGCAAAAATGGTCCCCTCGACTCCCTTGAAGAGCTCCTGCTCGTGAGGGGGGTGACGGCCCAGCTCTTCCATGGATTGAAGAGAAAGGATGAGGAAGGGCAGGTGGAGAAGGTCGGCCTGAAGGATCTCTTTTCGATC
This portion of the Thermodesulfobacteriota bacterium genome encodes:
- a CDS encoding type II secretion system protein GspK, whose amino-acid sequence is MSQITRQKGVALIMVLWVMAILSVIVFEFSFGMRTELNMAGQFKEELQLYGMAEGGLHRAIVELIYLRDPKIREKRKGLKAEEVAAEKREWITDGRAYTVSFTGGRAEVRIIGEDGKININTVSESLLRKILKNMGLEGDARDVVVDSILDWRDPDDFYRLNGAENDYYRGLAEPYDCKNGPLDSLEELLLVRGVTAQLFHGLKRKDEEGQVEKVGLKDLFSIYASGEQIDLNSAPSLVMRMVLGIPKEVSVGIVKAREERPIENQQDLLRRVPEMAPFIAEAARLIAYRPRTAYYTVESRARAQEGGPSRGLKAIVKIDAREKKGYKVVQWVDVI